A single region of the Anaerolineales bacterium genome encodes:
- a CDS encoding DUF2958 domain-containing protein, with the protein MENIIQIKRDHTETPAQRPEPLLDQKSRELLPKLYTNEAIGLNALAQVKFFTPSSNWTWYASEASAVMKDGTYKTLTEVDQNDPSIEDVIFFGLVDGYELELGYFSLSELEGVGGGLQLPVERDRHFTPISLKDLQDKHRKERRGANND; encoded by the coding sequence ATGGAAAACATCATACAAATCAAACGGGATCACACCGAAACACCCGCGCAGCGACCAGAACCTCTTCTTGACCAGAAGAGTAGAGAACTGCTGCCAAAACTCTACACGAACGAGGCTATTGGCTTGAATGCCCTTGCTCAGGTGAAGTTTTTCACTCCAAGTAGTAACTGGACATGGTACGCCAGTGAAGCAAGTGCAGTGATGAAAGACGGAACGTATAAAACTCTGACCGAAGTAGATCAGAACGATCCTAGCATTGAAGATGTGATTTTCTTCGGGTTAGTTGACGGATACGAACTTGAACTCGGTTATTTCTCACTCTCCGAGCTAGAAGGTGTTGGTGGGGGATTGCAACTTCCAGTAGAACGTGATCGACACTTTACTCCAATTTCCCTGAAAGACCTTCAAGATAAGCATCGCAAAGAACGGCGGGGAGCGAATAACGACTAA
- a CDS encoding protein kinase family protein, with protein sequence MNDFEKNAAIMLSLKDTLMKHLNFSEVSDLIADEKLETPKELERVGKGTVGAVYKIERPDGEKAALKVPVSRDTSVREGINQEGKILRKLKGISGVVDLKYQPENVPLLVVEFLDGSSPNDYFANTPDSVEKRTQEIGVVQQILMTIQEAMKKGIFLVDFGYDLNVLVSQSEQGVDAKIFDVGGAFDIDELKSSLAKRLRGKQDNLQRQRQTLEEKQEQYKRNKQGIKDIFSSLSQDEKRNSQNRRTIELINDNSLKSELLTQIDGTPNQTSEMSPELYRVVLRFNNSERSEQLIALKKKVDELDREAQAIEELVDSLSKNPQHLFNHLDQFKKQNTALHPPIKLDLPPEQTTQLEDSVRRITKSVGEFVARTFEVHSQDETQMRELLAQKGFSDQFVDIVIQAIQQKIEDPYQAVQQILEALPKEVKSFTENTNTKYNEKKQEVSIKLALSERKKAAVVYLLNGTLNQVTFGSHMVLTVLKLVGVNEKSFDNLQKNLSDNRSKAQWDELKKFFSLAVSSLREEGVETTLELIDNIHKILDEEQLPEQDASYIPRVKLVKNQLLDLMRE encoded by the coding sequence ATGAACGATTTTGAAAAAAATGCAGCAATAATGCTATCCTTAAAAGATACTCTTATGAAGCATCTGAATTTTTCTGAAGTATCTGACTTAATTGCAGATGAGAAGTTGGAAACCCCAAAAGAACTAGAACGAGTTGGCAAGGGAACTGTTGGTGCGGTCTATAAGATTGAAAGACCTGATGGCGAAAAAGCAGCTCTTAAAGTTCCGGTTTCAAGAGATACATCAGTGAGAGAAGGTATCAATCAAGAAGGGAAGATCCTCAGAAAACTAAAAGGAATTTCTGGTGTGGTAGATCTAAAATATCAACCGGAAAATGTTCCGCTTCTTGTGGTCGAATTTTTAGACGGTTCAAGTCCTAATGATTACTTTGCAAACACGCCTGATTCTGTAGAAAAGCGAACACAGGAGATAGGTGTTGTTCAGCAGATATTAATGACTATTCAAGAAGCAATGAAGAAAGGCATCTTTTTGGTTGATTTTGGCTATGACTTGAATGTTTTGGTGAGCCAGAGTGAGCAAGGGGTAGATGCAAAAATATTTGATGTGGGCGGCGCTTTTGATATTGATGAACTTAAGAGTAGTTTAGCGAAGAGATTGCGTGGCAAACAAGACAACTTACAACGGCAGCGACAAACACTTGAGGAAAAGCAAGAACAATACAAAAGAAATAAGCAAGGTATTAAAGATATATTTTCTTCTCTTAGCCAAGACGAAAAAAGAAATAGTCAAAATAGACGAACCATTGAGCTAATAAATGACAACTCATTAAAATCTGAGCTTCTCACCCAAATTGATGGGACACCGAACCAAACTAGTGAAATGTCACCTGAACTTTACCGTGTCGTTCTGAGATTTAATAATTCAGAGAGGAGTGAGCAACTTATTGCTTTGAAGAAAAAAGTGGATGAGTTGGACAGAGAAGCACAAGCTATAGAAGAATTAGTAGATTCTTTATCCAAAAACCCACAACATTTATTTAATCACCTAGACCAATTCAAAAAACAGAACACAGCACTTCATCCACCAATCAAACTTGATCTCCCACCCGAACAAACAACACAGTTAGAAGACAGTGTACGAAGAATAACCAAGTCCGTTGGTGAGTTTGTTGCACGAACCTTTGAGGTTCACTCACAGGATGAGACGCAAATGAGAGAACTATTAGCTCAAAAAGGATTTTCGGATCAGTTTGTAGACATCGTTATTCAAGCAATACAACAAAAAATAGAAGACCCATATCAGGCTGTTCAGCAAATTTTAGAAGCTCTACCTAAAGAAGTTAAGAGTTTTACAGAAAACACCAACACAAAATATAATGAGAAAAAGCAGGAAGTATCGATTAAATTAGCTCTTTCAGAGCGTAAAAAGGCGGCAGTAGTGTACCTTTTGAACGGAACGCTTAACCAAGTAACATTCGGTTCTCATATGGTTTTGACAGTTCTTAAGTTAGTGGGAGTTAATGAAAAAAGCTTTGACAACTTGCAGAAAAATCTTAGTGATAACAGAAGCAAAGCACAGTGGGATGAATTGAAGAAATTTTTTTCATTGGCGGTTTCTAGCCTAAGAGAAGAAGGAGTAGAGACCACTCTAGAACTTATTGATAATATTCATAAAATCCTTGATGAAGAACAGTTACCTGAACAAGATGCAAGTTATATTCCCCGAGTAAAATTGGTCAAAAATCAATTACTTGACTTAATGAGAGAGTAA